The following are encoded in a window of Castanea sativa cultivar Marrone di Chiusa Pesio chromosome 9, ASM4071231v1 genomic DNA:
- the LOC142611426 gene encoding proteasome subunit alpha type-3, which produces MSSIGTGYDLAVTTFSPDGRVFQIEYAAKAVDNSGTVIGIKCKDGIVMGVEKLIASKMMLPGSNRRIHSVHRHSGMAVAGLAADGRQIVARAKSEASNYESTYGEPIPIKELADRVASYVHLCTLYWWLRPFGCGVILGGYDRDGPQLYMVEPSGVSYRYFGAAIGKGRQAAKTEIEKLKLSELTCRQGVIEVAKIIYGVHDEAKDKDFELELSWVCDESNRQHQKVPDELLQEAKAAAKAALEEMDAD; this is translated from the exons ATGAGCAGCATAGGAACAGGATACGATCTTGCGGTCACCACTTTCTCTCCAGATGGTCGTGTCTTCCAGATCGAGTACGCTGCCAAAGCCGTCGACAACAGCGG GACTGTTATTGGAATCAAATGCAAAGATGGGATTGTTATG GGTGTGGAGAAGCTAATAGCTTCGAAGATGATGTTGCCTGGTTCCAATAGAAGAATTCATTCTGTTCACCGCCACTCCGGAATG GCAGTGGCAGGACTAGCAGCAGATGGAAGGCAAATTGTTGCCCGGGCTAAGTCTGAAGCTAGTAATTATGAAAG TACGTATGGCGAACCAATTCCTATCAAGGAACTTGCTGACCGTGTTGCTAGTTACGTGCATCTGTGTACACTTTATTGGTGGCTGAG ACCTTTTGGATGTGGAGTTATTCTTGGAGGCTATGACAGAGATGGACCACAACTGTACATGGTTGAACCATCTGGTGTCTCATAT AGGTACTTTGGTGCTGCAATTGGCAAGGGCAGACAGGCAGCTAAAAC AGAGATCGAAAAGTTGAAGCTTTCAGAATTGACTTGCCGCCAAGGGGTTATTGAAGTAGCCAAAAT CATTTATGGGGTACATGATGAGGCGAAGGACAAGGACTTCGAATTGGAATTGAGTTGGGTCTGTGACGAGTCAAACCGTCAGCATCAGAAG GTACCAGATGAGCTTCTGCAGGAAGCTAAGGCAGCGGCCAAAGCAGCCTTGGAAGAAATGGATGCAGATTAG
- the LOC142609927 gene encoding putative calcium-transporting ATPase 13, plasma membrane-type: MCKKEDFLVSKRWRMAFTVIYFTRVLISLSKKILMKNGPPLPTLSHIAVDVQPVDNGSSNDKSVCFLEVDTKKLNDMVRNKNFEAFIRFGGVKALAVVLGTDIKNGISGNEADLTHRKNVFGANKYQKPPAKGFISYVFEASKDTTIIVLLACAILSLAFGIKQHGCKDGWYDGGSILVAVILVVAVSAVTNFKQSRQFEKLSAKGSDIKVEVVRDGRRQLISIFEVVVGDIVHLRTGDQVPADGLFLEGHSLKVDESSMTGESDHVEIDERNPFLLSGTKVMDGFGFMLVTSVGMNTMWGEMMSLIICDMDEQTPLQARLSKLTSFIGKAGLAVAVVVLAVLLIRYFTGNTKDDLGNKEFKGSRIKFGDMMNSIVGIVAAAVTIFVVAIPEGLPLAVTLTLAYSMNCMMADHALVRKLSACETMGSATTICTDKTGTLTLNEMKVTQFWLGKETMNEGTSSEIALNVLDIFQQAVGLNTTGTIFKSDSATFVEISGSPTEKAILSWATFYLGMNIDEIKQTSEIIHFEAFNSVKKRSGVLVKRKKRDKAACSHWKGAAEMILALCSNYYDKLGMLKAMDEEERLQFGTIIKNMAEKSLRCIAFAYKEVADESGQILEKLEETGLTLLGIVGLKDPCRPGVRTAVESCKAAGVNIKMITGDNVHTARAIAFECGILSPDDELDNEAVVEGENFRNYSLEERIEKIDKINVMARSSPFDKLLMVQTLKKKGHIVAVTGDGTNDAPALREANIGLSMGIQGTKVAKESSDIVILDDNFTSVVTVLRWGRCVYNNIQKFIQFQLTINVAALVINFVAAVSSGKVPLTTVQLLWVNLIMDTMGALALATEKPTNDIIAKPPVGQSEPFITRVMWRNLLSQALYQVIVLLVIQFKGRYIFGVDEKVKKTLIFNTFVFCQVFNEFNARELEKINIFKGLFKNKLFLMIIGCTIVIQLVMVEFLKKFASTERLDWGQWCACIGIAALSWPIGWLFKCIPVSGKLLAKQR, translated from the coding sequence ATGTGTAAAAAAGAAGATTTCTTAGTCTCAAAGAGGTGGCGGATGGCTTTCACTGTCATATACTTCACAAGGGTTCTTATTTCCTTGTCCAAGAAAATTCTAATGAAGAATGGCCCTCCCTTGCCCACACTCTCTCACATTGCCGTTGACGTGCAGCCCGTTGATAACGGTTCCTCAAATGACAAATCTGTTTGCTTTCTCGAAGTTGATACCAAAAAGCTCAATGACATGGTGAGGAACAAGAACTTTGAGGCCTTCATTCGGTTTGGAGGAGTAAAAGCACTGGCTGTGGTTCTTGGAACCGACATAAAGAATGGAATAAGTGGTAATGAGGCTGATCTTACTCATAGAAAGAATGTTTTTGGTGCCAATAAGTACCAAAAGCCACCTGCTAAAGGCTTTATCAGTTATGTCTTTGAAGCAAGCAAGGACACTACTATTATTGTGCTGTTGGCATGTGCTATACTATCTCTGGCCTTCGGTATCAAACAACATGGTTGCAAAGATGGGTGGTATGATGGTGGAAGTATTCTTGTTGCTGTCATTCTGGTTGTGGCTGTTTCTGCTGTTACCAACTTCAAGCAATCCAGGCAGTTCGAAAAGCTCTCCGCAAAGGGTAGCGACATCAAGGTGGAAGTAGTGAGGGATGGGCGGCGCCAACTAATATCAATATTTGAAGTTGTGGTTGGTGATATTGTACATTTGAGGACTGGTGATCAAGTACCAGCAGATGGTTTGTTCTTAGAAGGGCACTCCTTGAAAGTGGATGAATCTAGCATGACCGGAGAAAGTGACCATGTAGAAATTGATGAAAGGAATCCATTTTTGTTATCAGGCACAAAGGTGATGGACGGATTTGGCTTCATGCTTGTCACTTCTGTAGGTATGAACACCATGTGGGGTGAGATGATGAGTTTAATTATATGTGACATGGATGAGCAGACCCCATTGCAAGCACGGCTCAGCAAGCTGACTTCCTTTATTGGAAAAGCTGGATTAGCAGTGGCTGTAGTTGTTCTTGCAGTTCTCCTTATTCGTTACTTCACAGGGAACACCAAAGATGACTTGGGAAACAAGGAATTTAAGGGAAGCAGGATAAAGTTTGGTGACATGATGAATTCAATTGTGGGTATTGTTGCTGCAGCAGTCACAATTTTCGTGGTGGCAATTCCGGAAGGTCTGCCTCTGGCTGTTACTCTGACTTTGGCTTATTCTATGAATTGTATGATGGCAGACCATGCCTTGGTTCGGAAACTTTCTGCTTGTGAGACAATGGGCTCGGCCACAACAATTTGCACAGACAAAACAGGTACCCTTACTTTAAATGAGATGAAGGTAACACAATTCTGGCTTGGTAAAGAAACAATGAATGAAGGTACTTCCTCAGAAATAGCACTAAATGTTCTTGATATATTTCAACAAGCAGTTGGTTTAAACACGACAGGTACTATTTTCAAATCAGATTCTGCAACATTTGTAGAGATTTCTGGGAGCCCTACTGAGAAAGCGATACTTTCTTGGGCTACCTTTTATTTGGGTATGAATATTGATGAAATCAAACAGACTTCTGAGATAATCCATTTTGAGGCCTTCAATTCAGTGAAAAAGAGAAGTGGGGTTTtggtgaagaggaagaagagagataAGGCTGCGTGCTCCCATTGGAAGGGAGCAGCTGAGATGATACTCGCCCTGTGTTCAAATTATTATGACAAGCTAGGGATGTTGAAAGCCATGGATGAGGAAGAAAGACTGCAGTTTGGGACTATTATAAAGAATATGGCTGAAAAAAGCCTACGATGCATTGCATTTGCCTACAAAGAAGTTGCAGACGAAAGTGGACAGATTCTTGAGAAGCTTGAAGAAACTGGATTAACATTATTAGGCATAGTTGGTTTGAAAGATCCATGTCGGCCAGGAGTTCGGACAGCTGTAGAATCTTGCAAAGCTGCTGGAgtaaacatcaaaatgatcacAGGTGACAATGTGCACACAGCAAGAGCTATAGCTTTCGAGTGTGGGATTCTCAGTCCTGACGACGAATTGGACAATGAAGCTGTAGTAGAAGGGGAAAATTTCAGAAATTACTCACTTGAAGAGAGAATTGAAAAGATTGATAAAATCAATGTAATGGCAAGATCATCCCCATTTGACAAGCTTTTGATGGTACAGACCTTAAAGAAGAAAGGCCACATTGTAGCAGTCACAGGTGATGGCACAAATGATGCACCTGCTCTGAGAGAAGCAAATATTGGGCTGTCCATGGGGATCCAAGGCACTAAAGTGGCAAAGGAGAGCTCAGATATTGTCATTTTGGATGATAACTTCACTAGTGTGGTGACAGTTTTGAGGTGGGGAAGGTGTGTATATAACAACATTCAAAAGTTCATTCAGTTTCAGCTCACTATCAATGTTGCTGCCCTTGTCATCAACTTTGTTGCAGCTGTTTCTTCTGGTAAAGTCCCACTAACTACAGTCCAGTTATTATGGGTGAACCTAATAATGGATACAATGGGAGCTTTAGCCTTGGCCACTGAAAAACCCACCAATGACATCATAGCAAAGCCACCTGTGGGTCAATCTGAGCCATTTATAACCAGAGTCATGTGGAGGAACCTCCTTTCTCAGGCTTTGTATCAGGTAATAGTCTTGTTGGTTATACAATTTAAGGGAAGATACATCTTTGGTGTGGATGAGAAAGTGAAGAAAACACTGATTTTCAATACTTTTGTCTTCTGTCAAGTATTCAATGAATTTAATGCTAGGGAACTAGAAAAGATAAACATATTTAAGGGGCTATTCAAGAACAAGCTATTTTTAATGATCATTGGGTGTACCATAGTTATTCAACTAGTGAtggtggagtttctaaagaaGTTTGCTAGCACTGAGAGGTTGGATTGGGGGCAATGGTGTGCCTGCATTGGAATTGCAGCTTTGTCTTGGCCGATTGGTTGGCTCTTCAAGTGCATTCCTGTTTCTGGCAAGTTGTTGGCTAAGCAAAGATGA